One Vitis riparia cultivar Riparia Gloire de Montpellier isolate 1030 chromosome 4, EGFV_Vit.rip_1.0, whole genome shotgun sequence genomic window carries:
- the LOC117913403 gene encoding glutamate receptor 2.8-like has translation MAMPQNTTIPVKVGVVLDMDTWLGKMGLTCISMALSDFYASHGHYKTRLIPKIRDSKRDVVGAAAAALYLLQNEEVQAIIGPASSLQANFVIGLGDKAHVPIISFSATSPLSSLRSQYFVRATLNDSAQVPAIRALVEAFGWRQVVLIYLDNEYGNGVIPYLTDALQEIDTRISYRSVIHPLATDDQILEELYKLMTMPTRVFIVHIFTPIGPRLFSRANEIGMMEEGYVWILTDRLTDILSTLDPSVIDSMQGVLGVKPHVPRSKELESFKIRWKREIQQEYPTNESFELNIFGLWAYDAACGLAMAVEKLGATNFSFQKSNISRNSTDLDTVGVSLIGSNLLQSLLNTRFRGLSGDFQIVNRQLHSSAFQVVNVIGKGERGVGFWTPENGTVRKLDSTSKPNLGTIVWPGESHSVPKGWVLPTNGKKLRIAVPVGTGYSEFVKETRDPSSNATEITGFSIAVFDAAMAALPYAVPYEYIPFEAPDGKAAGDYNDLIYQVYLQKYDAVVGDTTILANRSLYVDFTLPYTESGVSMVVPIIDRRRKNAWVFLKPLTWDLWVTSSCFFVFIGFVIWVLEHRVNKDFRGPCSHQVGTIFLFSFSTLVFTQRERVVNNLARIVMIIWFFVVLILTQTYTASLTSMLTVQQLNPTITDINELIKKGERVGCQNGSFVREFLIESMKFDESNLVTYESPEELDELFSNKSSKGVIAAAFDEMPYMKIFLAKYCSKYTTVGPTYKFDGFGFVFPKGSPLVADVSREVLNVTEGAKMLQFEKAWFGQTTSCPEQTSSVSSNSIGLNSFWGLFLISGVTSFVALITCITISLYENREALINLNPPSSMWRKIKAMATRFDDKDLRSHAFRKSDQLPDKRHQGHGCSYSLTSLTSYTNCPPSPSSLLIPTHGNFAFFCEQGTLSSRHGDPISPNRPMSPHILFEYELANINHEQINSMPCPKTLFKGEMVNSHIKPESSV, from the exons ATGGCCATGCCACAGAACACAACAATACCAGTTAAAGTGGGAGTGGTTCTTGACATGGATACATGGCTGGGGAAGATGGGTTTGACTTGCATCTCCATGGCACTCTCAGATTTCTATGCTTCTCATGGGCACTACAAGACTAGGCTGATTCCCAAAATCAGAGATTCCAAAAGAGATGTCGTGGGTGCAGCTGCAGCAG ctttatatttattacaaaacGAGGAAGTTCAAGCCATCATAGGACCAGCATCCTCCCTGCAGGCCAACTTTGTGATTGGTCTCGGAGACAAGGCTCATGTGCCCATCATTTCATTTTCTGCAACAAGTCCTCTTTCTTCGCTCCGGAGTCAATATTTTGTCCGAGCCACACTGAATGACTCAGCTCAAGTACCAGCTATAAGGGCATTGGTCGAAGCCTTTGGGTGGAGACAAGTTGTGCTCATTTACTTAGACAACGAATACGGAAATGGAGTTATACCGTATCTTACTGATGCCTTGCAAGAGATTGACACCCGTATCTCCTATAGAAGCGTCATTCATCCATTAGCCACTGATGATCAAATCCTCGAAGAGCTTTACAAGTTGATGACAATGCCAACCAGAGTTTTCATTGTACACATTTTTACACCCATAGGCCCACGACTTTTTTCCAGAGCGAACGAGATTGGAATGATGGAAGAAGGTTATGTATGGATTCTAACTGATAGATTAACTGATATCTTGAGTACTTTGGATCCATCTGTCATTGATTCAATGCAAGGAGTGTTGGGGGTGAAGCCTCATGTTCCAAGATCGAAAGAGcttgaaagttttaaaatcagATGGAAAAGGGAAATCCAACAAGAATATCCAACCAATGAAAGCTTTGAGCTGAACATTTTTGGACTCTGGGCTTATGATGCTGCTTGTGGGCTAGCCATGGCAGTTGAAAAACTTGGGGCAACAAACTTCAGCTTCCAAAAGTCTAATATTTCCAGAAATTCAACCGATCTTGATACTGTAGGAGTCTCCCTGATTGGTTCAAATCTTCTCCAATCACTTTTAAATACTAGATTTAGAGGCCTCAGTGGAGATTTTCAAATTGTTAACAGGCAACTACACTCATCAGCTTTTCAGGTAGTCAATGTGATCGGTAAGGGAGAAAGAGGGGTTGGATTTTGGACACCAGAGAATGGAACTGTAAGAAAGTTGGATTCTACTTCCAAGCCCAATCTAGGAACAATCGTATGGCCAGGAGAATCTCACTCCGTCCCTAAAGGTTGGGTCCTTCCAACCAATGGGAAGAAGTTGAGAATAGCAGTACCAGTCGGCACGGGTTATAGTGAATTTGTAAAGGAGACGCGAGATCCTAGTAGTAACGCAACGGAGATCACTGGATTTTCCATAGCAGTCTTTGATGCAGCGATGGCAGCATTACCATATGCTGTTCCTTATGAGTACATTCCCTTCGAGGCCCCTGATGGCAAGGCAGCCGGTGATTACAACGATTTGATATATCAAGTATATCTCCAG AAGTATGATGCTGTGGTGGGAGATACTACTATTCTAGCGAACAGGTCCTTGTATGTAGACTTCACACTACCGTACACAGAATCTGGGGTGTCAATGGTCGTGCCCATTAtagatagaagaagaaaaaatgcatGGGTTTTCTTGAAGCCACTTACTTGGGACCTTTGGGTGACAAGCTCTTGTTTCTTCGTATTCATTGGCTTTGTGATTTGGGTTCTTGAACATCGAGTAAATAAAGACTTCCGAGGGCCTTGTTCACATCAAGTTGGCACTATcttcttgttttcattttcaacattgGTGTTTACTCAGA GGGAGAGAGTTGTCAACAACTTGGCTCGGATCGTGATGATCATATGGTTTTTTGTGGTGCTGATTCTTACTCAAACTTACACAGCCAGCTTGACTTCAATGTTAACAGTTCAACAACTCAACCCAACTATCACTGATATAAATGAGCTCATAAAGAAGGGGGAGCGTGTAGGTTGCCAAAATGGATCTTTCGTTCGTGAATTCTTGATCGAGTCAATGAAATTTGATGAGTCCAATCTTGTAACCTATGAGTCTCCAGAAGAACTggatgaattattttcaaacaagaGTTCAAAAGGTGTAATTGCTGCTGCATTTGATGAAATGCCTTACATGAAGATTTTCCTTGCAAAATATTGCTCCAAATACACAACAGTCGGACCAACATACAAGTTTGATGGGTTTGGATTT gtgTTTCCAAAGGGTTCACCCCTTGTAGCTGATGTTTCAAGGGAAGTCTTAAACGTGACAGAGGGAGCTAAAATGCTACAATTTGAGAAGGCATGGTTTGGGCAAACAACCAGTTGTCCAGAGCAAACCAGCTCAGTTTCTTCAAACAGCATCGGCCTTAATAGCTTTTGGGGCCTATTCCTCATTTCTGGAGTCACTTCATTCGTAGCTCTCATCACATGCATCACCATATCCCTTTATGAAAATAGAGAAGCCTTAATAAACTTGAATCCCCCATCTTCCATGTGGAGAAAAATTAAAGCCATGGCGACACGCTTCGATGACAAAGATCTCAGGTCCCATGCCTTTAGAAAAAGTGATCAACTTCCAGACAAGCGGCATCAAGGCCATGGATGCAGTTACAGCCTCACCAGCCTCACCAGCTACACCAACTGCCCTCCAAGTCCATCAAGCCTTTTGATCCCAACACATGGCAATTTTGCTTTCTTCTGTGAACAAGGAACCCTTTCTTCTAGACATGGTGATCCAATCAGTCCAAATCGACCGATGTCTCCACATATATTGTTTGAATATGAGCTTGCTAATATAAATCATGAGCAAATTAACAGCATGCCATGCCCCAAGACCCTCTTCAAGGGCGAGATGGTTAATTCACACATCAAGCCCGAAAGTTCAGTGTAA